A single window of Ferrimonas balearica DSM 9799 DNA harbors:
- the lgt gene encoding prolipoprotein diacylglyceryl transferase, which translates to MSEQFFTFPQIDPVIVELGPLALRWYGLMYLLGFLAAMWLLNRHADKPGSGWTREQVSDLLFYCFLGVVLGGRLGYVLFYGWQWLLEDPLYLFRISEGGMSFHGGLLGVIAAMVFIAHRQKRTFWQVADLVAPTVPIGLGLGRIGNFINGELWGRTTDVPWGIVFPSGGPLPRHPSQLYEAVLEGLVLFLVLQWFMKRTDKPGAVAGLFLVGYGISRFLVEFVREPDAHMSLYWGFSMGQLLTIPMLIFGAYLMVRPVVKETAR; encoded by the coding sequence ATGTCTGAACAGTTTTTTACCTTTCCCCAGATCGATCCGGTGATCGTTGAACTGGGCCCGCTGGCGCTGCGCTGGTATGGCCTGATGTACCTGCTGGGTTTCCTGGCCGCCATGTGGCTGCTGAACCGACACGCCGATAAGCCCGGCTCCGGCTGGACTCGCGAGCAGGTGTCGGACCTGCTGTTCTACTGCTTCCTCGGGGTGGTGCTGGGTGGCCGCCTGGGTTACGTCCTGTTCTACGGCTGGCAATGGCTGCTGGAGGATCCGCTCTACCTGTTCCGCATCAGTGAAGGGGGGATGTCCTTCCACGGCGGCCTGCTTGGGGTGATCGCCGCCATGGTGTTTATCGCCCATCGCCAGAAGCGCACCTTCTGGCAGGTGGCCGATCTGGTCGCACCGACCGTGCCGATCGGGCTGGGTTTGGGCCGCATCGGTAACTTTATTAATGGCGAGCTGTGGGGCCGCACCACCGACGTGCCCTGGGGCATCGTCTTCCCCAGCGGCGGACCGCTGCCACGTCACCCCTCTCAGCTGTACGAAGCGGTACTGGAAGGACTGGTGCTGTTCCTGGTACTGCAATGGTTTATGAAGCGCACCGACAAGCCGGGCGCGGTGGCGGGGCTGTTCCTGGTGGGGTACGGCATCTCCCGCTTCCTGGTGGAGTTTGTGCGCGAGCCGGACGCCCATATGAGCCTCTACTGGGGCTTCTCCATGGGCCAGTTGCTGACCATTCCCATGCTGATTTTTGGCGCCTACCTGATGGTGCGCCCTGTTGTTAAGGAGACCGCTCGATGA
- a CDS encoding thymidylate synthase, with the protein MKAYLDLLNHVMTNGVDRDDRTGTGTRSVFGHQMRFDLGEGFPMLTTKKLHWKSIVHEMLWFLSGDTNVRYLQENGVRIWNEWATEEGELGPVYGVQWRHWKTPDGQEIDQIAKVIEDLKVRPNSRRIIVSAWNPADLPDETCSPAANAEAGKMALAPCHAFIQFYVANGKLSCMLTQRSVDCFLGLAFNIPSYALLTHMVAQQTGLEVGEFIWSGGDVHIYKNHFEQVATQLQRQPGALPKLEILRRPDSIFDYRFEDFALHDYQAQPHIPAPVAI; encoded by the coding sequence ATGAAAGCCTACCTGGACCTGCTGAACCACGTGATGACCAATGGCGTGGACCGGGATGATCGCACCGGTACCGGCACCCGTTCGGTGTTTGGCCACCAGATGCGTTTTGACCTGGGCGAAGGGTTTCCGATGCTCACCACCAAAAAGTTGCACTGGAAGTCCATTGTCCACGAGATGCTGTGGTTCTTAAGCGGTGACACCAATGTCCGTTACCTGCAGGAGAATGGGGTACGCATCTGGAATGAGTGGGCCACCGAGGAGGGGGAACTGGGGCCGGTTTATGGCGTTCAGTGGCGTCACTGGAAAACCCCGGATGGCCAGGAGATTGACCAGATCGCCAAGGTGATTGAGGACCTCAAGGTGCGCCCCAACAGCCGCCGTATCATCGTGTCCGCGTGGAACCCGGCGGATCTGCCGGACGAAACCTGCTCCCCCGCAGCCAATGCAGAAGCCGGTAAGATGGCGCTGGCGCCCTGCCACGCCTTTATCCAGTTCTATGTGGCGAACGGTAAGCTCTCCTGCATGCTGACCCAGCGTTCAGTGGATTGTTTCCTCGGCCTGGCGTTCAACATCCCCAGCTACGCGCTGCTGACCCATATGGTGGCGCAGCAGACCGGTCTGGAGGTGGGGGAATTCATCTGGAGCGGGGGCGACGTGCACATTTACAAGAACCACTTCGAACAGGTGGCCACGCAGCTGCAACGTCAGCCGGGTGCCTTGCCGAAGCTGGAGATCCTGCGCCGTCCGGACAGCATCTTTGACTACCGTTTCGAAGACTTCGCCCTGCACGATTACCAGGCGCAACCTCACATTCCGGCCCCGGTCGCGATCTGA
- the nhaA gene encoding Na+/H+ antiporter NhaA: MKHAIKDFLSQESSGGIILMIVVAVAMALANSPLDAMYDAFLNTPVQVRVGALDIDKPMLLWINDGLMALFFMLIGLEVKRELMQGALSSPSKAALPSFAAIGGMVAPALVFLAFNFDDTTARNGWAIPAATDIAFALGVLALLGSRVPATLKVFLLALAIIDDLLAILIIALFYSDSLSTTSLAVAAVAIIGLMMLNRRGVRDLMPYMLIGLVLWVAVLKSGVHATLAGVVLAFTIPLKKDEHGHCPSEHLEHTLHPWSTFLILPVFAFANAGVSLDGLGLSDLTSPLPMGIALGLLLGKPLGIMLFSWLAVVLRVATLPEGLRWIHLFGVSLLCGIGFTMAMFVASLAFEAGLLNYGDLSRLGILIGSGLAAVLGYLVLKKTLPDPARSA; the protein is encoded by the coding sequence ATGAAGCACGCAATTAAAGACTTCCTGAGCCAGGAGTCGTCCGGCGGTATCATCCTGATGATCGTCGTGGCGGTTGCTATGGCTCTCGCCAATTCACCGCTGGATGCCATGTACGATGCCTTCCTGAACACCCCGGTTCAGGTGCGAGTCGGTGCATTGGACATCGATAAGCCGATGTTGCTTTGGATCAACGACGGCTTAATGGCGTTGTTCTTTATGCTGATTGGTCTGGAAGTGAAGCGTGAGCTGATGCAAGGCGCGCTGTCCAGCCCCAGCAAAGCCGCCCTGCCCAGCTTTGCCGCCATCGGCGGTATGGTTGCACCGGCCCTGGTGTTCCTGGCGTTCAACTTTGACGACACCACCGCTCGCAACGGTTGGGCCATTCCGGCCGCCACCGACATTGCGTTTGCGCTGGGTGTTCTGGCCCTGCTGGGCAGCCGTGTACCGGCCACCCTTAAGGTGTTCCTGCTGGCTCTGGCAATCATTGATGACCTGCTGGCCATCCTGATCATCGCCCTGTTCTACAGCGACTCCCTCTCCACCACCAGCCTCGCGGTTGCCGCCGTCGCCATCATCGGTCTGATGATGCTGAACCGTCGCGGAGTGCGGGACCTGATGCCCTATATGCTGATCGGTCTGGTGTTGTGGGTGGCGGTACTGAAGTCTGGCGTGCATGCCACCCTCGCCGGTGTGGTGCTGGCCTTTACCATCCCGCTGAAAAAGGATGAGCACGGTCACTGCCCGAGTGAGCATCTTGAGCATACCCTGCACCCGTGGAGCACCTTCCTGATCCTGCCGGTGTTTGCCTTTGCCAACGCTGGGGTAAGCCTGGATGGCCTGGGTCTGTCCGACCTGACCTCGCCGCTGCCGATGGGCATCGCCCTGGGCCTGCTGCTGGGTAAACCGCTGGGCATCATGCTGTTCAGCTGGCTGGCTGTGGTGCTGCGTGTTGCCACGCTGCCGGAAGGTCTGCGCTGGATTCACCTGTTCGGTGTGTCGCTGCTGTGCGGTATCGGCTTCACCATGGCGATGTTCGTTGCCTCCCTGGCATTCGAAGCGGGCCTGCTGAACTACGGTGACCTCTCTCGCCTCGGCATCCTGATTGGCTCCGGTCTGGCTGCGGTACTGGGTTACCTGGTGCTGAAGAAGACGCTGCCGGATCCCGCGCGCTCCGCCTGA
- the nhaR gene encoding transcriptional activator NhaR: MAHLNYNHLYYFWMVRKKGSVAKAADALFLTPQTVTGQIRQLERRLGGKLFKRQGRALVASELGEVVFRYADKMYSLSYEMLDLLNYTKDSAILFEVGISDALSKSVASRLLLSVMPDGDNLHLNCYESTDENLVDRLSQHKLDVVLSGSDAESLKLPEILSKKLGQCGISFISKAPLEGDFPVNLGKAKLLIPHRKTALGQQMLRWFDEIGLEPRITGEFDDSAMMKAFGHYTDSVFVIPSLYRDEMLAQGFHLIGETEEVQEEYYVMFAERMIQHPAVRSLLETDFGEFFRGEEAPAFPL; this comes from the coding sequence ATGGCGCACCTCAACTACAACCACCTGTACTACTTCTGGATGGTGAGAAAGAAAGGCTCGGTGGCGAAAGCCGCCGACGCCCTGTTCCTCACCCCCCAGACGGTTACCGGCCAGATCCGCCAATTGGAGCGGCGTTTGGGTGGCAAGCTGTTCAAACGCCAGGGCCGGGCTTTGGTGGCCTCGGAGTTGGGGGAAGTGGTGTTCCGCTATGCGGATAAGATGTACAGCCTCTCCTACGAGATGCTGGACCTGCTGAACTACACCAAAGACAGCGCCATTCTGTTTGAGGTGGGGATCTCCGACGCATTGTCGAAATCGGTGGCCAGCCGGCTGCTGTTGTCGGTGATGCCCGACGGCGACAACCTCCACCTCAACTGTTACGAGTCCACCGATGAAAATCTGGTGGACCGCCTGTCGCAGCATAAGCTCGATGTGGTGCTTTCCGGCAGTGATGCGGAAAGCCTGAAGCTGCCCGAGATCCTCAGCAAGAAGCTGGGACAGTGTGGCATCAGCTTTATCAGCAAAGCGCCACTGGAGGGGGACTTTCCGGTCAATCTCGGCAAGGCCAAGCTGCTTATCCCGCACCGTAAAACGGCGCTGGGTCAGCAGATGTTGCGCTGGTTCGATGAGATCGGCCTGGAGCCCCGCATCACCGGTGAGTTTGACGACTCAGCGATGATGAAAGCCTTTGGTCACTACACCGACAGTGTGTTTGTGATCCCCTCACTTTACCGCGATGAGATGCTGGCCCAGGGTTTCCACCTGATTGGCGAGACCGAAGAGGTTCAGGAGGAGTACTACGTGATGTTTGCTGAGCGGATGATTCAGCATCCGGCAGTACGTAGCCTGCTCGAGACCGATTTTGGTGAGTTCTTCCGCGGCGAAGAGGCGCCCGCTTTTCCGCTTTAA
- a CDS encoding Bcr/CflA family multidrug efflux MFS transporter has translation MHSQTSSQPRPPYVVLIALLGALAGLTPLAIDMYLPSIPTMAGEFSVPVEVMQYTVSFYLLGFAFGQLLYGPLTDSLGRMPILIGGLGLFAVASVACALAQTVEQLIVARVLQAAGGAAGSVIVMALLRDLFERDQFARAMSFGMLVMNLAPLAAPVLGGYLLLFFGWHSIFWVLAIVAAVLAISIGLVIGETLPKSARAPLKLSSALATYGRILKHRRCMGYQLIGIGASAALFAFITGSPFVYIQYYQVPPEQFGYYFGANILMMMTLTSLNARYVARLGSVKMLGIGLAIGVTGAMLLILGQWLAIESVWVVVLPVVMIMGPMGLISANAAALSLDEFDGAAGSVSALGGFMRFLAGALIGGLMGLVHSDSPWTLVGAMSSCLIGSGLVYLWMVRGRMAAQGTS, from the coding sequence ATGCACTCTCAAACCTCCTCTCAACCACGGCCTCCGTACGTGGTGCTTATCGCCCTGTTGGGCGCACTGGCCGGGCTGACGCCTTTGGCCATCGACATGTACCTGCCTTCCATCCCCACCATGGCCGGTGAGTTCTCCGTGCCTGTGGAAGTGATGCAATACACCGTCAGTTTCTATCTGCTCGGCTTCGCCTTTGGCCAACTTCTGTATGGACCCCTGACCGACAGCCTCGGCCGCATGCCGATCCTGATAGGTGGGTTGGGCCTGTTTGCCGTAGCCAGCGTTGCTTGCGCCCTGGCACAAACCGTGGAACAGCTGATCGTCGCCCGGGTGTTACAGGCGGCCGGGGGCGCGGCGGGCTCGGTGATCGTGATGGCCCTGCTGCGGGACCTGTTTGAGCGTGACCAGTTTGCCCGCGCCATGAGCTTCGGCATGTTGGTGATGAACCTGGCCCCCTTGGCCGCGCCGGTTCTGGGGGGCTACCTGCTGCTGTTTTTCGGCTGGCACAGCATCTTCTGGGTTCTGGCTATTGTTGCGGCAGTGCTGGCCATCAGCATCGGTCTGGTGATCGGCGAGACCCTGCCGAAATCCGCCCGAGCGCCGCTCAAGCTGAGCAGTGCGCTGGCCACCTACGGTCGCATCCTCAAACATCGCCGTTGCATGGGGTACCAGCTGATTGGCATCGGCGCCTCCGCCGCGCTGTTTGCGTTTATCACCGGCTCCCCCTTTGTCTATATCCAGTACTATCAGGTGCCGCCGGAACAGTTTGGTTACTACTTTGGCGCCAATATCCTGATGATGATGACCCTGACCAGCCTCAATGCCCGCTACGTGGCCCGGTTGGGATCGGTAAAAATGCTGGGGATAGGTTTGGCCATCGGTGTTACCGGGGCAATGTTGCTGATTCTGGGGCAGTGGCTGGCCATCGAGAGCGTCTGGGTAGTGGTGCTTCCGGTGGTGATGATCATGGGGCCGATGGGCCTGATCTCCGCGAATGCTGCCGCGCTGAGTCTGGATGAGTTCGACGGGGCGGCCGGTTCCGTGTCCGCGCTCGGTGGCTTTATGCGTTTTCTGGCCGGGGCGCTGATTGGTGGCCTGATGGGGCTGGTGCACAGTGATTCCCCCTGGACCCTGGTTGGCGCAATGAGTTCCTGCCTGATTGGTTCCGGCCTCGTCTATCTGTGGATGGTTCGTGGTAGGATGGCGGCGCAAGGAACGTCCTGA
- a CDS encoding succinate dehydrogenase assembly factor 2, producing the protein MTTEEFEVIKRLKWACRRGMLELDVLLEPFVERHFLGLSPAQQQAFERLLKEDDPDLFAWFMGHAPCPDPELADMVALILERNQP; encoded by the coding sequence ATGACAACCGAGGAATTCGAGGTGATCAAACGCCTAAAGTGGGCGTGTCGCCGCGGCATGTTGGAGCTGGATGTATTGCTGGAACCCTTCGTTGAGCGTCATTTCCTGGGTTTGAGCCCGGCGCAGCAACAGGCGTTTGAGCGGTTGCTTAAGGAAGATGACCCGGATCTGTTTGCCTGGTTTATGGGCCACGCCCCCTGTCCTGACCCGGAGCTGGCCGATATGGTGGCGCTGATCCTTGAGCGCAATCAGCCCTGA
- a CDS encoding protein YgfX, translating to MSAISPERPGQPRQRYQFYPTASHLGRRWRIGGLGLLILSVAWQPTGMMPWLSVLKLVVIVSLLVLCWRHRGLPAVPAFALDERGRAHWLADGTAFQVLPASRLMPGVALLVWRQDGRRQWGWQFEDSYDRAGWRRLCRLLLMIQRGDRMVGPDSGSSSG from the coding sequence TTGAGCGCAATCAGCCCTGAACGACCTGGCCAACCGCGCCAGCGTTACCAGTTCTATCCAACGGCGTCCCATCTGGGGCGCCGTTGGCGTATTGGCGGCCTGGGCTTGTTGATCTTGAGTGTGGCGTGGCAACCCACAGGAATGATGCCGTGGCTTTCGGTTTTAAAGCTGGTTGTGATTGTGAGCTTGCTGGTGCTGTGCTGGCGCCATCGTGGTTTACCGGCGGTACCGGCTTTTGCCCTGGATGAGCGGGGCAGGGCGCACTGGCTGGCGGATGGGACGGCGTTTCAGGTGTTGCCAGCCTCGCGATTGATGCCGGGGGTGGCGTTACTGGTGTGGCGGCAGGATGGCAGGCGGCAGTGGGGCTGGCAGTTTGAGGACAGTTACGACAGAGCCGGCTGGCGCCGGCTCTGTCGCTTGCTGCTGATGATTCAGCGCGGTGACAGGATGGTGGGGCCGGACTCCGGCAGCAGTTCCGGGTAA
- the nadB gene encoding L-aspartate oxidase — protein MNQGLEHHADLLVIGSGAAGLTLALKMASQAKVIVIAKGKLKEGSTYYAQGGIAAVFDEQDTIESHVADTLVAGAGLCDEKAVEFTAREARAALEWLIRKGADFDQETDSEGQSRYHLTREGGHSHRRILHAADATGKEVQQTLQAQALAHPNITVLERFNAVDLITAEKLGLEGDNRVLGAYVWNRDKEQVETVRARFVALATGGASKVYQYTSNPDIASGDGIAMAWRAGCRVANMEFNQFHPTCLYHPDARNFLLTEALRGEGALLRRPDGTRFMPDFDERAELAPRDVVARAIDYEMKRLGADCMYLDISHKSAEFIQHHFPTIHERCLELGIDITKEPIPVVPAAHYTCGGVMTDLDGQTDLPGLYAIGEVAYTGLHGANRMASNSLLECLVFARAAARQMKAGLAEAKSEELPPLPLWDESQVINSDEHVVIAHNWHELRLFMWDYVGIVRTDKRLQRALRRVEMLKSEIHEYYSGFKVSNDLLELRNLVQVAELIVRCAMARKESRGLHYTLDYPELLPESGPTILSPR, from the coding sequence ATGAATCAAGGGCTTGAACACCACGCCGATCTCCTGGTGATCGGCAGCGGCGCGGCAGGACTGACCCTGGCGCTGAAAATGGCTAGCCAGGCCAAGGTGATTGTTATCGCCAAAGGAAAACTGAAAGAGGGCTCGACCTACTACGCCCAGGGTGGCATCGCCGCGGTCTTTGACGAACAGGACACCATCGAGTCCCACGTCGCTGACACCCTGGTGGCCGGTGCCGGTTTGTGCGATGAAAAGGCGGTGGAGTTCACCGCCCGGGAAGCGCGCGCGGCTCTGGAGTGGCTGATCCGCAAAGGGGCCGACTTCGATCAGGAAACCGACAGCGAAGGACAGTCCCGCTACCACCTCACCCGCGAAGGTGGCCACAGCCATCGTCGCATCCTCCATGCCGCAGACGCCACCGGTAAAGAGGTACAGCAAACCCTTCAGGCGCAGGCGCTGGCCCACCCCAACATTACGGTACTGGAACGGTTCAATGCCGTGGACCTGATCACCGCCGAAAAGCTGGGGCTGGAAGGCGACAATCGCGTACTGGGTGCCTACGTCTGGAATCGCGACAAAGAACAGGTGGAAACGGTGCGCGCCCGTTTTGTGGCACTGGCCACCGGTGGCGCCTCTAAGGTGTACCAGTACACCTCGAACCCGGACATCGCCTCTGGCGATGGCATCGCCATGGCATGGCGGGCTGGCTGCCGGGTGGCCAATATGGAGTTCAACCAGTTTCACCCCACCTGCCTGTACCATCCGGACGCCCGCAACTTCCTGTTGACCGAAGCGTTGCGCGGCGAAGGCGCCCTGCTGCGTCGTCCTGATGGCACCCGCTTTATGCCCGACTTTGATGAGCGCGCCGAACTGGCCCCCCGCGATGTGGTGGCCCGCGCCATCGACTACGAGATGAAGCGCCTGGGTGCCGACTGCATGTATCTGGACATCAGCCACAAATCGGCGGAGTTCATTCAGCACCACTTCCCCACCATCCACGAGCGCTGCCTGGAACTGGGCATCGACATCACGAAAGAGCCGATCCCGGTGGTGCCCGCCGCCCACTACACCTGCGGTGGCGTGATGACCGACCTGGATGGCCAAACCGACCTGCCGGGCCTGTACGCCATTGGCGAAGTGGCCTACACCGGCCTGCACGGTGCCAACCGCATGGCCAGTAACTCGCTGCTGGAGTGCCTGGTGTTCGCTCGTGCGGCGGCACGTCAGATGAAAGCCGGCCTCGCTGAGGCCAAATCCGAAGAGCTGCCCCCGCTGCCACTGTGGGATGAGAGCCAGGTGATCAACTCCGACGAACACGTGGTCATTGCCCACAACTGGCACGAGCTGCGCCTGTTTATGTGGGACTACGTGGGCATTGTCCGCACCGACAAACGTCTGCAGCGGGCCCTGCGCCGGGTTGAGATGCTGAAGTCTGAGATCCACGAGTACTACAGCGGTTTTAAGGTCAGCAATGACCTGCTGGAGCTGCGTAACCTGGTGCAGGTGGCCGAGCTGATTGTACGCTGTGCCATGGCACGCAAGGAGAGCCGGGGCCTGCACTACACCCTGGATTACCCGGAACTGCTGCCGGAGTCCGGCCCCACCATCCTGTCACCGCGCTGA
- the rpoE gene encoding RNA polymerase sigma factor RpoE yields the protein MSEPISDQQLVERVQRGDKQAFNLLVVKYQHKVANLIGRYVKNPGDVADVAQEAFIKAYRSLPNFRGESAFYTWLYRIAVNTAKNYLVSQGRRPPANDVDAEEAEFYDGADALRESATPERQLLSDEIKRTVFATIESLPQELKVAITLREIEGMSYEEIAAVMDCPVGTVRSRIFRAREAIDKKIQPLLER from the coding sequence GTGAGTGAGCCGATTAGTGATCAGCAACTGGTCGAGCGCGTACAGCGGGGGGATAAACAGGCGTTTAATCTCCTCGTGGTTAAGTACCAGCATAAGGTAGCCAATCTGATTGGTCGGTACGTGAAAAACCCGGGGGACGTGGCGGATGTGGCGCAGGAAGCCTTTATCAAAGCCTACCGCTCGTTGCCGAATTTCCGGGGTGAAAGTGCTTTCTATACCTGGCTGTACCGAATCGCGGTCAATACCGCAAAGAATTACCTGGTGTCCCAGGGTCGTCGGCCGCCTGCCAACGACGTGGATGCCGAAGAAGCGGAATTTTATGACGGTGCCGATGCTCTAAGAGAGTCGGCAACGCCAGAAAGGCAGCTGCTGTCCGATGAGATCAAACGCACCGTGTTTGCCACCATCGAAAGCCTGCCGCAGGAACTGAAAGTGGCGATCACCCTTCGGGAAATCGAAGGCATGAGTTATGAGGAGATCGCCGCCGTTATGGATTGTCCGGTAGGGACGGTGCGTTCACGGATTTTCCGTGCACGTGAAGCGATCGACAAAAAGATCCAGCCTTTGCTGGAGCGGTAA
- a CDS encoding sigma-E factor negative regulatory protein: protein MTERKEKLSAWMDDQPVEGLYQDLLADAELSERWHRYHLIGDAMRNELPESLQLDIAANVANALESEPAILAPQSRRRFAIPGKVVELGQRFGQYAIAATVAAVAVVGVQQYNAQEAVTPLPVLETMPMLGAPSPASYQVPGMGQPQQQAVDKEREAIEQQRRANAFLRDHLLQQRLNGSNAIDTAAREDQ from the coding sequence ATGACTGAACGTAAGGAAAAGCTGTCAGCATGGATGGACGATCAGCCGGTTGAAGGTCTGTACCAAGACCTGCTGGCGGACGCTGAACTGAGCGAACGCTGGCACCGATACCACCTGATCGGTGATGCCATGCGTAACGAATTGCCGGAGTCTCTGCAGCTCGACATTGCCGCCAACGTGGCCAATGCGCTGGAGTCAGAGCCCGCCATTCTCGCGCCTCAGTCCCGTCGTCGCTTTGCCATCCCTGGCAAGGTGGTGGAGCTGGGCCAGCGCTTTGGTCAGTACGCCATCGCCGCTACCGTTGCCGCGGTTGCCGTGGTCGGCGTTCAGCAGTACAACGCCCAGGAGGCGGTGACGCCCCTGCCGGTGCTGGAAACCATGCCGATGCTGGGCGCGCCGAGTCCGGCCAGCTACCAGGTTCCGGGTATGGGTCAGCCGCAACAGCAAGCGGTGGATAAGGAGCGTGAGGCGATTGAACAGCAACGTCGTGCTAACGCCTTCCTGCGCGATCATCTGTTGCAACAGCGCCTCAATGGCAGTAATGCTATCGATACCGCCGCCCGTGAGGACCAGTAA
- a CDS encoding MucB/RseB C-terminal domain-containing protein — protein MRALLSVVLLAATMAANAQEAVSAQAWLERMASALNTQPFQLSFVQLQRDQIRALRYLHGVVDGEEVAYLDHLNGPAKSVVRVGEQVTYLEHDVAPYSVAAARIRGWLPPVFGGQIERLVPHYQFVLAGRNRVAGRTAQLIRVVPNDSFRYQYRVWLDLETALPLRVDLLDTDNNLLEQLLVIELHKFDQPLPALAELKGRKWPDVVLPPHQKDTPRWQFGWLPHGFEMTHYDRHMLLGLNEPVEYLSLSDGLAELSVYIGRVGQVELPTHLTTTNGLALATAIHGDVEVVVVGKMPVDTLSNVANNIYPVQGTEQGGDSD, from the coding sequence GTGCGAGCCCTTCTTTCTGTTGTTCTGTTGGCGGCCACCATGGCCGCCAACGCACAAGAGGCCGTGAGTGCCCAAGCCTGGCTTGAGCGCATGGCGTCTGCCCTCAATACCCAACCGTTCCAACTCTCCTTTGTTCAGCTTCAACGTGATCAGATCCGCGCCCTGCGCTATCTCCACGGCGTGGTGGATGGCGAAGAGGTGGCCTATCTCGACCACCTGAATGGCCCCGCCAAGAGCGTGGTTCGCGTTGGTGAGCAGGTGACGTACCTGGAGCACGACGTGGCGCCTTACTCGGTCGCTGCCGCCCGCATTCGCGGCTGGCTGCCACCGGTGTTTGGTGGTCAGATTGAGCGCCTGGTGCCCCATTACCAATTTGTTCTGGCCGGTCGTAACCGGGTGGCAGGACGCACCGCCCAGCTGATTCGGGTGGTGCCCAACGACAGCTTCCGGTACCAGTACCGGGTCTGGCTTGATCTGGAAACCGCACTGCCACTGCGGGTTGACCTGCTCGACACCGACAACAACCTGCTGGAACAACTGCTGGTGATCGAACTGCATAAGTTTGACCAACCGCTGCCGGCCCTGGCGGAGCTCAAAGGCCGCAAGTGGCCGGATGTGGTTTTGCCGCCGCACCAGAAAGACACCCCGCGCTGGCAGTTTGGCTGGCTGCCCCACGGCTTTGAGATGACCCATTACGATCGCCATATGCTGCTGGGCCTGAATGAGCCGGTGGAGTACCTGTCGCTGTCCGATGGGTTGGCTGAACTGTCGGTGTATATCGGCCGGGTCGGCCAGGTGGAACTGCCCACCCACCTGACCACCACCAATGGCCTGGCTCTGGCGACCGCCATTCACGGCGACGTGGAAGTGGTGGTGGTGGGCAAGATGCCGGTGGATACCCTCAGTAATGTGGCCAACAACATCTATCCGGTGCAGGGCACCGAGCAGGGTGGCGACAGTGATTGA
- a CDS encoding SoxR reducing system RseC family protein has translation MIEAIGTVVRCETGKVWLSWQSQSACGHCEQGDECGTGVVAKALKPKQNTLALPCDRQYPPGTQLRLGIAESDLLSASALVYLSPLVGLLLGAALGQALSGQEGWTILAALAGAAVGSGWARKRARNRPQQITILGVLGVPVGNT, from the coding sequence GTGATTGAGGCCATTGGCACGGTGGTTCGCTGCGAGACCGGCAAGGTTTGGCTGAGCTGGCAGAGCCAGTCCGCCTGCGGCCACTGTGAGCAGGGCGATGAATGCGGTACCGGTGTGGTGGCCAAGGCGCTGAAGCCGAAGCAGAACACACTGGCGCTGCCCTGTGACCGCCAATACCCGCCCGGGACGCAACTGCGCCTGGGCATCGCCGAGTCGGATCTGCTGTCCGCCTCGGCGCTGGTCTACCTTTCTCCTTTAGTGGGTCTGCTCTTGGGTGCTGCTCTTGGGCAAGCCCTGTCCGGACAGGAGGGCTGGACCATTCTGGCCGCTTTGGCTGGCGCTGCCGTTGGCAGTGGCTGGGCCCGAAAGCGGGCGAGAAACCGGCCTCAGCAGATCACCATCCTGGGCGTACTCGGTGTGCCGGTGGGCAATACGTAG